Proteins from a genomic interval of Nitrospinota bacterium:
- the rplV gene encoding 50S ribosomal protein L22, with translation MEAIQASATLRFTRVAAQKARLVADMIRGKKVADAKGMLSFSPKKSAGLMLKLLNSAVANAEAKNVEDPEILEVSGVWVNQGPAMRRQRPRARGRADILRRPTAHITIVVKENEEAKRVQSAKLAAVEAKKAKKRAAKAEGAAKAEPKEAKDAPKEVKEKKPAKEAAEKEAAKPEKKKPAEGKAKTATKPAAKKKAE, from the coding sequence ATGGAAGCGATTCAAGCTAGCGCGACGCTGAGGTTTACGCGTGTCGCGGCGCAGAAGGCCCGGCTGGTGGCGGACATGATCCGCGGCAAAAAGGTGGCCGACGCGAAGGGCATGCTCAGCTTTTCGCCGAAAAAGAGCGCCGGGCTCATGCTAAAACTGCTCAATTCCGCCGTGGCCAACGCCGAGGCGAAGAATGTGGAGGATCCGGAGATACTGGAAGTTTCCGGCGTATGGGTAAACCAGGGTCCGGCGATGCGCAGGCAGCGCCCCCGGGCCAGGGGCCGTGCGGACATTTTAAGGCGCCCGACGGCCCACATCACGATAGTGGTGAAGGAGAACGAGGAGGCCAAGCGCGTCCAGTCGGCCAAGCTTGCCGCCGTGGAGGCCAAGAAGGCCAAGAAGAGGGCCGCAAAGGCCGAAGGCGCCGCAAAGGCTGAGCCCAAGGAGGCCAAGGACGCCCCGAAGGAAGTCAAGGAGAAAAAGCCGGCGAAGGAGGCCGCCGAAAAGGAAGCCGCCAAGCCGGAGAAAAAGAAGCCTGCCGAGGGCAAGGCCAAAACCGCCACGAAACCCGCCGCGAAGAAAAAGGCGGAGTGA
- the rpsC gene encoding 30S ribosomal protein S3 — MGQKTHPTGFRLGIIKKWESNWYAAGPTYADSLHSDIKLRKHIKKELYHSGVASVQIERKGKQVKINIFAAKPGIIIGKKGQEVDKLKNAISKMLPGHEVFLNIKEERKPEINAQLVAENIAMQLERRVAFRRAMKKAVSTALRFGAKGIRVNCSGRLAGAEIARAEWYREGRVPLHTIRADVDFGFAEARTTFGVIGVKCWVYKGDVYFGKDARRLEEQRKLRSQKQIEEAVEAARADLGIGEDAAGPAEDFEE, encoded by the coding sequence ATGGGTCAGAAGACGCATCCCACGGGATTTCGGCTGGGGATCATCAAAAAGTGGGAGTCCAACTGGTACGCCGCCGGCCCCACGTACGCCGACAGCCTCCACAGCGACATCAAGCTGCGCAAGCACATCAAAAAAGAGCTTTACCATTCCGGAGTGGCCAGCGTCCAGATAGAGCGCAAGGGCAAGCAGGTGAAGATAAACATCTTCGCCGCCAAGCCTGGCATCATCATCGGCAAGAAGGGTCAGGAAGTGGACAAGCTGAAGAACGCCATCTCCAAGATGCTCCCTGGGCACGAGGTGTTCCTGAACATAAAAGAAGAGCGCAAGCCGGAGATAAACGCCCAGCTTGTGGCCGAGAATATAGCCATGCAGCTTGAAAGGCGCGTGGCCTTCCGCAGGGCGATGAAAAAGGCGGTCTCCACGGCGCTGCGTTTCGGGGCCAAGGGGATCCGGGTGAACTGTTCTGGCAGGCTTGCCGGGGCGGAGATAGCCCGGGCCGAGTGGTACCGCGAAGGGCGCGTTCCCCTTCACACGATCCGGGCGGACGTGGACTTCGGCTTTGCCGAGGCCCGCACCACTTTCGGTGTGATCGGGGTGAAGTGCTGGGTATATAAAGGGGACGTCTATTTCGGCAAGGACGCCCGCAGGCTCGAGGAGCAGAGGAAGCTTCGCAGCCAGAAACAGATAGAAGAGGCCGTCGAGGCCGCCCGGGCCGACCTTGGCATCGGAGAGGACGCGGCGGGACCCGCCGAGGATTTCGAGGAGTAA